One window from the genome of Candidatus Polarisedimenticolia bacterium encodes:
- a CDS encoding hydrogenase, giving the protein MAPSQFALLCALTSSLVLLAGIAILWRHSIPAYIDSFARQSFFLALATLVVAAGSGTRELYLVAALVFVVKVLVIPRLLHRVLGAVRADLEVHPYVNVPFSLAIAGLLTMAAYAVADPVMALSDHPTRSGIPLALAVIFVGLLIVVSRRSALTQIVGFLVMENGIALLAVLAAYGIPLIVELGVFLDVLLGFLVMLVFVHRIRETFETIDVDHLRKLRH; this is encoded by the coding sequence ATGGCCCCTTCCCAATTCGCGCTCCTGTGCGCCCTGACCTCCAGCCTGGTCCTCCTGGCGGGGATCGCCATCCTCTGGCGGCACTCCATTCCCGCCTACATCGACTCCTTCGCCCGTCAGTCCTTCTTCCTGGCGCTGGCCACTCTGGTGGTGGCGGCCGGCTCCGGGACTCGTGAGCTTTACCTGGTCGCGGCGCTCGTCTTCGTCGTGAAAGTTCTGGTGATCCCTCGCCTGCTCCACCGGGTGCTGGGCGCCGTGCGCGCCGACCTCGAAGTCCATCCCTACGTGAACGTTCCGTTCAGCCTGGCCATCGCCGGGCTCCTGACCATGGCGGCTTACGCCGTGGCCGATCCGGTGATGGCCTTGAGCGATCATCCCACGCGCTCCGGCATCCCCCTGGCGCTCGCGGTGATTTTCGTCGGGTTGTTGATCGTCGTGAGCCGCCGCAGCGCTCTGACGCAGATCGTCGGATTCCTGGTGATGGAGAACGGCATCGCGCTGCTGGCGGTGCTGGCCGCCTACGGGATCCCGCTGATCGTGGAGCTCGGGGTTTTCCTGGACGTGCTGCTGGGCTTTCTGGTGATGCTCGTCTTCGTGCACCGGATCCGGGAGACCTTCGAGACCATCGACGTGGACCACCTTCGCAAGCTCAGGCATTGA
- a CDS encoding proton-conducting transporter membrane subunit, protein MILPILLMLPLLSAAACGAWRGDPRPLARGSAAAAGTGFVLALMLSGQILKERVVGFGRGDFLRADGLSAVLVLVVTLVGWISLWSGEGALRRARDRQELADAHLRRYYLLTNLFLFTMLLSVTANSVGVMWVAVEATTITTAFLIGLENSPEALEASWKYILIGSVGIALAFVGTVLGYFDFVQRVGEMPHALNWSILAGVADRLNGDVLRIAFVFILVGYGTKAGIAPMHTWLPDAHSEAPAPTSSMMSGSLLVVALYAILRWKVVVDACVGTAFSDRMLIVTGTVSVAVAAILMIRQISYKRMLAYSSVEHVGLICVGAGFGSLGTLAALLHMVGHAAGKSMLFLLSGNIKEAYGSTRIVMVRGLLRARPLTGALFLAGTLALLGLPPFSLFISEVMIFRAGFLGGHPAVTGILMLLTLAIFVFFLGYVNRLLYGEPPAELPSARGPRAVELLPMAVNLAVLLAAGIVVPAPLLSLLRLAAGVIHP, encoded by the coding sequence ATGATCCTGCCGATCCTGCTGATGCTCCCCCTGCTCTCCGCCGCGGCGTGCGGCGCCTGGCGGGGCGACCCGCGTCCCCTGGCCCGTGGGAGCGCCGCTGCGGCCGGCACCGGGTTCGTCCTGGCGCTGATGCTCTCCGGGCAGATTCTGAAGGAGCGGGTCGTCGGCTTCGGTCGGGGCGATTTCCTGCGAGCCGACGGTCTTTCGGCCGTCCTCGTTCTGGTGGTGACCCTGGTGGGCTGGATCTCCCTCTGGAGCGGCGAGGGGGCGTTGCGCCGGGCTCGCGATCGGCAGGAGCTTGCCGACGCGCACCTGCGTCGCTACTACCTTCTGACGAACCTGTTCCTCTTCACGATGCTCTTGTCGGTGACCGCCAACAGCGTGGGCGTGATGTGGGTGGCGGTGGAGGCAACCACCATCACCACCGCATTTCTCATCGGCCTGGAGAATTCGCCGGAAGCTCTGGAGGCTTCCTGGAAGTACATTCTGATAGGGTCGGTCGGCATCGCTCTGGCGTTCGTGGGGACCGTGCTGGGCTACTTCGACTTCGTGCAGCGCGTCGGAGAGATGCCGCACGCCCTCAACTGGAGCATCCTGGCGGGCGTCGCGGACCGCCTGAATGGGGACGTCCTGCGGATAGCCTTCGTGTTCATCCTGGTCGGGTACGGCACCAAGGCGGGAATCGCCCCCATGCACACCTGGCTTCCCGACGCCCATTCCGAGGCTCCCGCCCCCACTTCCTCCATGATGTCCGGCTCGCTGCTCGTCGTGGCGCTTTACGCCATCCTGCGCTGGAAGGTGGTGGTGGACGCCTGCGTCGGGACGGCTTTCTCCGACCGGATGCTGATCGTGACCGGGACCGTCTCGGTGGCCGTGGCGGCGATCCTGATGATTCGCCAGATTAGTTACAAGCGGATGCTGGCGTATTCCAGCGTGGAGCACGTGGGCCTGATTTGCGTGGGGGCCGGGTTCGGGTCTCTGGGCACGCTCGCGGCTCTCCTCCACATGGTGGGCCACGCCGCCGGAAAATCGATGCTCTTCCTCCTTTCGGGAAACATCAAGGAAGCGTATGGCTCCACCCGGATCGTCATGGTGCGGGGCCTCCTGCGCGCCCGTCCGCTGACCGGGGCCCTCTTCCTGGCCGGAACCCTGGCGTTGCTGGGTCTTCCTCCCTTCAGTCTTTTCATCTCCGAGGTGATGATCTTCCGGGCCGGCTTTCTCGGCGGCCATCCGGCCGTCACCGGCATCCTGATGCTCCTCACTCTGGCGATCTTCGTCTTCTTCCTCGGTTACGTGAACCGCCTCCTCTACGGGGAGCCGCCCGCCGAGCTGCCGTCCGCTCGGGGACCCCGCGCCGTGGAGCTGCTGCCGATGGCGGTCAACCTGGCTGTGCTTCTGGCGGCGGGAATCGTGGTGCCCGCGCCGCTTCTGAGCCTGCTGCGCCTGGCCGCCGGAGTGATCCATCCATGA
- a CDS encoding NADH-quinone oxidoreductase subunit C yields MIDVAAAVTRLRELLTPEGATGFTARGNVVRFEIAREGIREAARLLLARFEMDLYLLLANDRREDRGGFDLIYLFADPDMDWFAEMTAIVPPDEPRYPSLATLCYPASRYEREIRDLFGLHPTAHPDPRPLVRHGFWPEEYYPLRKDAAPPGDFTDDGSPFPFQRVEGEGVYEIPVGPVHAGIIEPGHFRFSVDGETILEMKSRLYFTHKGTEKLFEGKRPEEALPLSERISGDTAVGHSLAFCQAVEVLCGVIVPPRARFIRTVLLEMERLYNHVADFGMIASDTGFAMAQSHAYRIRETLFRLNKALAGHRLLRGVIVPGGVSRDLPGDMPLPAELEKVGRDFEELVAVCLANSMLRDRLRGAGKLERQTARDQGVLGVVARASGIDRDARRDHPFAAYSELRFKVAVEDTGDVQARALVRVGEFRESMGLIRQALERLPGGALRAPGAALPPRQNAFGIVEGWRGAILHWIQSDAAGRLHRVKVKDPSFLNWRALSYALRGNIVPDFPLCNKSFNLSYSGNDL; encoded by the coding sequence ATGATCGACGTGGCGGCGGCCGTGACGAGGCTGCGGGAGCTCCTCACTCCGGAAGGCGCCACCGGCTTCACGGCGCGCGGCAACGTGGTGCGGTTCGAGATCGCCCGCGAAGGGATCCGCGAGGCGGCGCGCCTTCTCCTCGCCCGCTTCGAGATGGACCTGTACCTCCTGCTGGCCAACGACCGGCGGGAGGATCGCGGCGGCTTCGATCTGATCTACCTCTTCGCCGATCCTGACATGGACTGGTTCGCCGAAATGACCGCCATTGTGCCGCCGGACGAGCCGCGCTATCCTTCCCTGGCCACTCTTTGCTATCCCGCCTCGCGCTACGAGCGCGAGATTCGGGACCTCTTCGGCCTGCATCCCACCGCGCATCCCGACCCGCGTCCCCTGGTCCGGCACGGCTTCTGGCCCGAGGAATACTACCCGCTGCGGAAGGACGCGGCCCCGCCCGGAGACTTCACCGACGACGGCTCTCCCTTCCCGTTCCAGAGGGTGGAAGGGGAGGGGGTCTACGAGATCCCGGTGGGTCCGGTCCATGCGGGCATCATCGAGCCGGGCCACTTCCGGTTCAGCGTCGACGGCGAGACCATCCTGGAGATGAAGTCACGCCTCTACTTCACTCATAAGGGGACCGAGAAGCTCTTCGAGGGGAAGCGGCCGGAGGAGGCGCTGCCCCTTTCCGAGAGGATTTCGGGAGACACGGCGGTGGGGCACAGCCTCGCCTTTTGTCAGGCGGTGGAGGTCCTCTGCGGCGTGATCGTCCCACCTCGGGCGCGTTTCATCCGGACGGTGCTGCTGGAAATGGAGCGGCTCTACAATCACGTGGCCGATTTCGGCATGATCGCCAGCGACACCGGGTTCGCCATGGCTCAGTCCCACGCCTACCGGATCCGGGAAACGCTGTTCCGGCTGAACAAGGCGCTGGCGGGACACCGGCTGCTGCGCGGCGTGATCGTCCCCGGGGGAGTGAGCCGGGACCTTCCGGGCGACATGCCGTTGCCGGCAGAGTTGGAGAAGGTCGGCCGGGATTTCGAGGAGCTGGTGGCCGTCTGCCTCGCCAACAGCATGCTCCGGGATCGTCTCCGGGGCGCCGGGAAACTGGAGCGGCAGACGGCCCGAGACCAGGGAGTCCTCGGAGTCGTGGCCCGGGCCTCGGGGATCGACCGGGACGCCCGGCGGGACCATCCCTTCGCCGCCTACTCCGAGCTTCGGTTCAAGGTGGCGGTGGAGGATACCGGCGACGTGCAAGCGCGCGCCCTAGTGCGCGTCGGGGAATTCCGGGAGTCGATGGGTCTCATCCGGCAGGCCCTGGAGAGGTTGCCGGGCGGCGCGCTGCGCGCGCCGGGAGCGGCGCTTCCCCCGCGGCAGAACGCCTTCGGAATCGTGGAAGGATGGCGCGGCGCCATTCTCCACTGGATTCAGTCCGACGCCGCCGGCCGCCTCCACCGCGTGAAGGTGAAGGATCCTTCCTTTCTGAACTGGCGCGCCCTCTCCTACGCCTTGCGCGGCAACATCGTTCCCGACTTCCCCCTCTGCAACAAGAGCTTCAATCTCTCCTATTCCGGCAACGACCTGTAG